The Canis lupus dingo isolate Sandy chromosome 7, ASM325472v2, whole genome shotgun sequence DNA window GACCCCTTTTAGGGTACGTTTTGCATATTGTTTGCAGTTCATTTGCATGTcgatccccccacacacacacacacacccgtggGTTCCTATTGGGTATGGATCCCGGCTTAGACAAATGGCTGGCTTGGACGAATGGCTGGCCTCTGGGTCCCTCTGGATTTCCCACCACCTCTGgttccctcagcccctcctcctcagTCAGAGATACTGTCGAAGGAGCCTCCTGCCCCACGTCCTCTCTGTTCTTCATTTGCTGGGGGCTTCTCTGCCGCCACCTACACTGCCCTGCCACCTACAGAAGGTGGGTCTGTGCCTGGCTCCCTTGGACTCAGCCCAgccgcctcctcccgccccctCTGCTCTTTGGGTCTCTTCCCAACCCCAGGAGGCCCGCCCTGCCCAACTCTGACCTGCCAGCGCTGCCTTaagtgagagaagcagaagcagaagcagctgGAGCCTTCCAAGGGCTACTTTTGGTGACACAGATGCCGCCAGCCCAAGGAGTCCTAGCTGTGGCCTGAGGTCAGGTGGGCCCGGGAGCCACCCGAGCTGGAAAGCCATCCTGCAATCCCCTGTCTCTATGGCATCTTGCTAAGCCCCCTCaagccctgggctctgggagagACGGCCAAAAGCCAGGTCtgggagggcttcccagaggaagaaaagaagcagggGTGCGGGCCAGGGAAGAGGTGCACATCTGGAGAGCAGGTGCCCAGGCCTCTGGCTCCTGGCAGAGGGTCAGGTAATTAGACAGAGGGCTAATTAAGGCAGTCCAGTTGTTCACTAGGCTCTTCCTAATTGAGTAGGAGGGAAGTGGGACAGGATGGGCCTTCATAGCTTGGATAGGGTCAGTATAGGGTTCTCtgtgcccacccccccccaccccacccctccggGCCCCAGCCTCCCTTCTTCCAAAGTCAGCAGTGAGTTCATGTTCTCGCCCCAGGGCTCTTGGAGACTGCAGCAATGTAGAGTGGATAGATAGTTAGAAGGGGAAAGAGATTATTACAGACTCAGCCTGCTCCGTAGGAGGGCTTCTAGCTAGATAGGAGAAAGGACTGCCCAAGGCAGGGGCATCTCGTCCTCTGGCAGTGTTGGCACGGAGGTAGGAGTAGCAGTGGGCAGCCCTGGAAATGTGGCATTAGGAAAGTGCTTGGGGCTACCCTGGCAGAGGCTGGGGATATGGGGCCTGGTCTTTTCATCCCCGACTCCCCTCTGGTCAGAGGATGCTTGGGGGTCTCTGTGGCTTCCCTGTCTCCTCAGCCCTGATCCCTCTCGCATCCCAGCTCCCCCAGCAtgaagcgggggtgggggggtggtgtaGGAGATCAGCCAGGGAGCTGGTTGCCAGGCGACAGTTGCCTAAGCAACCCCATCCTCTCCATCTCCATGTGCTCAGGGCTGCTCCATAGAAGACTTCAGAGTCTCACCCTCTGCACCAGCCAGCCTGAGGATGGGGAGGATTGAGGCCTGTCCTGAAGGGGCAGGCATGCTTGGAGGGTAGGTGGTGTCTGGAGTCCAAGTtcaggggcagagtgagaggatgTAGGTCCTGCAGCAGGACTGACCGGAGTTAGACCACAAGACGGACTTCTCACAGGGTCGCATCAGGAAAACAGTCCCTTCCCGGAGAGACAGTTCCCGAGCTCCTCCTTGCAGAGGGTGGAATGGCAGAAAGGGCAGATGTGGAGCCTGCCCTCGTGAAGCTCCGGCTCCTTGGGAGCCAGGCATCAGGTAGAAGGGCGGAGTTGTAACTAATGTGCTGTGGTGGTAAGTGTGAGAAGGGAAAGGACAGGGTACCCTGAGAACCAAAGGAATGAGGGCAGGCTGCAGGATGACTTTGTGGAGGATCATGGGAGCACAGAGAGGGTTCTTATCCCCActtggaggaagggagagaattgGCCCGAAGCTGATAGAGGCCACATCTCAGCAAGGATTTGCTTCTGCACAAAAGGCAGTGAGTGGAAGACAGGAAAATGGGTGATGGAAGGAAGGTGAATGCTCTGAACACAGGAGCGCGGCCATGACAGCTTTAAGTGGTCCCTACCAGGGCTTTCAAGGCCAGGCTAGAGAATCTCACTGAAATAGCTGTCCTCTCAGTCCCGTCCTCTGCGtgccctctccaccctccctgccAAGCCCAGACCACCTGGCTCTGAAAAACACAGCTTTAGAGTTGCACTGGGAGGCCGGGAAGCTGACGTCCTTGGGCTGGGGCCTTTGAAGTGGGGCTTGGCCAAGATGGGGCCACAGGCAAGGGATGGGGTGACTTCAGGGCCACCTGGGCTATGTCGGTGTTGTGAGAGGGGCCAGTaggaggcccagggcccagggagatGTCAAGGACGAGGAAGAGGCTCTCAGGAGAGGGGGTGGAGGATCCCTCTAGCCATGAGGGAGTGGCATTTCCTGAATGCCTTGGGACAGAGCAGAAACTCTTTCCAGCTGAGCTAGGGAGAGCCTGAGGGACAGGCCTGGTGTCGGGAAAGGGTGGGAAGGGGTATTCCTGGCTCCTCTGAAGTCCATGGACTCCCCTCCCCATCTTtggctcccctctccctgccctctttGGCTGGGATGCCAAGGCCAAACTTCAGCGTCTATGTGGTACTTAGGGGGCCGTGATTGAGTGAGGCTGGAAAGTCTCCAGGAAAACTCAGCAGCCCCTGGacgtgggggctggggaggggtccCTAAGCACAGGTGTGCCTGTCACCTTGACCCAAGTCAGGGGTAGTGAAAACCCACCTCCCTGGACTCTGCGGCAGGGTCTCTGCCTGGAGCTCTGTGAAAGAGGATCTCTGGAGGGGTGGGTTCTCTTCCTAAGACCCAACCAGAGCCGCCTTAGAAAGTGTGGGCCTCCTGCTCTCTGGCCCTCTCCATCTTCTCCAGAAGTCTTCACATCTGATTCTCCTGGGCAGCTGATGGGGCCCTGGGGTCATTGTATGCTTCCATCCCACCTGGGGTCCTTCCAGTTCCTGAGGGCTCACCCGGCCTGTTTGGGTGCTGCCCACACCTGGAGTGGGCACCTTTCCTGGGTCAGGCTGGGCCTCTGTCCCCACGTGCCCTCTCCTCTTGGAGTTGTAGAGTGCAGAGGCACTGCTTCCCCGCTTGGCTGCAGAATTGGGGTTCTTCATGTGGGGGCCACTATTGGTCTCTGGGTTCTTGATATGGGGGTCCCTCTGCCTGACGCCTGCCTCCACCTGGCTGTCAGCAGCCTCCTCGGTGCACTCCAGCGGCCCTATACTGTCTCCAAGCTTCAAGATGAACAAGGTTGGGAACCTAGACTCAACTCTGATCCTAGACACAGCATGTTACTCCGGAGCAGCAGGCAGCGAACTATGGACCTAGGGGCCCTGGGCCTGTTGTTACAGATCTGAGTTTATTGGTACTCCACCACCCTCGTTTGCTTTCCTGCCTCAGGGGCAGCCAGGTAGTTGTACGGAGCCGTGTGACCTACAGGGCctgaaataatcattttctaCCCCTTTTCCAAAAAAGTTTGCAGACTCTGCTCTGGAGGgatggtttgtttattttaagcaGCATTACTGTCTCTCCAAATGAAACTTTTAGGTCAAGGCCCATTGTGTAAAACAGAAGAATGTGGAGCAGCCctgtgggaagggagagaggggctctgcagccccacccccactcttggACCCCAGGCTCCAGGGCTCTGAGCTGCTCTAGTGTATTCTTGAGCTGTGCACTACTTTAGCAGGTGTTGTCCCCgacagggctggggctgggaccaTCCCAGGCCAGAGTAGCAGCTGGCAAACCCAGATGTCTCTATTCAAGGCAGGTTCTGGGGACGAAAGGGCATGAGGCATTCTCCAGGACCCAGAGCCTTGGAAGCCAGCTCCAATCTAGAACCTGAGAGCAGCACAGTTGTTGCAGAAAGAGCCTGGACCCGAGGCCCTGGGTGTGAACTTGTACCTGGCCAAGGCATGCGACTACCTCGGGGAGTCTCGGTGTTGAGGATGGGGCTGGACATCGCCAGCCTTTCTGGGGGGTGCTGTGAGCCTGTGTGCTGGCGGTCGCTGGGCTCACAGTCCTCTCATGACCCTCCTCTCCCAGGACGCTGTACAGAAGGTATCCTGCAGACCATGAACTGAGCCCTGGTCCCAGGCCGTTCATGAGCACAGTGTAAGGTGTGCCGAGACctgccacccagcgatcccctcccctccctagCACTGAGGATCCCCGGAGAAGATGGGGAGGAAAAAGATTCAGATTCAGCGAATCACTGATGAGCGGAACCGACAGGTGAGGTGGTCTTGGAGGCACATAGAGTGGGTGAGAGCAGGAAGCTGGCCTCTGCCTCCACTCCTTCCTGCCAGTCCAAGAGGGCTGCCAGGAGGAGGGGACCTCTGGAGGCTATTGCGGAAGGGGAAGGACTGAGTTGGGAGGAGAGGAGCCTCCACATCCCTGCAGTTCTTGGAACCCTGTGTCCCAGAACTCTAAGGCTCATGTGCTGCTGTAGGCAGGTGGACCTGtgcccacccccttcccacccaGGAACCATACAGGAGCCTCAGGCCAGGCCTGGGCACACCCCCTTCCCCAAGATGAATTCTCCACCTCTTCCTATCCTAGGGGAGGATGTGGGAAGCCCTTCCAATCTCCTTCCCTGCTCTCTTCACGGCCCCCAGCTCAGCAGTATGTTCTGTCCATCCAGACCCTCTCTCTTCAGTGAGGTGGCTCCAGGCCACGTCTTGGCCATACGTGGGCAGAGAGGAGCTGgcctgtccccccccacccccgggccagCGCACCACCCCTCGCCCCCAGGTAGGCTGTGACTGAGCCAGACCTTGCCGCCCTTTCCCCCACTTGCAGGTGACATTCACCAAGCGCAAGTTCGGGCTGATGAAGAAGGCATATGAGCTGAGCGTGCTCTGTGATTGTGAGATTGCGCTCATCATCTTCAACCACTCCAACAAGCTGTTTCAGTACGCCAGCACCGACATGGACAAGGTCCTGCTCAAGTACACAGAGTACAACGAGCCACATGAGAGCCGCACCAACGCCGACATCATTGAGGTGGGCCCATGTCCCTGCGCCCCTTGCCCCGTCCACACCCACCTCTACTCCCATGAGCCAGGGcccaggaggtgggtggggttgCCCACCTGGCCCACTGCCACCCAAGCCCTCTGCATCTGCTCGTGCTGGTCAGGCTGGCCAGACGtccctctgctctgtctcctCTGTGGCTCGCTCTCgctgtctttttctctccttctccatgcTTGGTCTGCTTCTGCATCTGactcttctgtctctgtctctgtctccctctgtttccATCTCTCCTGCTCAATCTTTGTCCATTTGTGGGTCCCTGGGATTCAATCTCCTGTTTCAGAAAGAGCCAGCATTGCAAGCTGTTGAAGGACGTGGGCTTTGGAAGCCAGCGATGGCCTTTATTGACCACATGGCCTGGGGCCAGTGGGTCAGCCTCCCCGGGCCGTGGTACTCACCTCTGCGACACGGGCCCAGCAAGAGCTCTGGAGGGTGTGGTGGAACTGGAATGAGACAGTTCTTGCTTCTCACACGAGGGTGTGTGTGCTTTCAGGGAACAGAGCTTCTGCCAATGAGGCAGGTGCCTGGGAAGCCACAGGCTTGCCTTCCTGGACAGGGACTGGAACTCCCAAGATTTGGAGAAAGTTACCTTGGTTTTATGATAGAGAAACAGCTTTACTCTAGACTAGGATATAAACTGTACATTCGTTAGTCACTTTAAAGACGAAACAAGTCTCTATGAAGATGTTTTGAGCATGAAGAGGGTAGCTTTGGGGTCACTCTGCCTCGGCGTGGACACATGGGAGAAGCCCTGGCCCCTGGGCAAGGACAGCATAGGGGTGTCGCATAGCAGGAGCTCAATGAAcctggcttcctctccctctgcctccctctctccttctctccccctctccctgtgagCCAAACCCAGGGACCAAATGGGCAACAGCAGGCCCTGACTGCCTTCCCCCTTGAGCTTCCAGAGGCTGGTCAGGCAGAGGCTGGCCCCCCAGGGTCCCTCCCCACCTGTCACCTGAGGAGCAGGGCTCTGCCTCCCACATTCTGTGTATTCCGCATTGCCTGCTATGTGTAGTGGGCCCTGgggcccgaggccccgcccaGCACACCTTCACACGGTGccccagagtggggaggggaggtcagGAAATGCTGGGGACccagaggaagggaggtgggggcaaAGTGGGAAGGCCCCAGGGTCAGGCAGGGGTGAGCTCCGGGGAGGCTggctggcggggtggggggcctcACCTGTGGACAGATGGGCTGAAGGCTGGCTGACGCCCTGGCGTGGTTGCAGACGCTGAGGAAGAAGGGCTTCAACGGCTGTGACAGCCCCGAGCCTGATGGGGAGGACTCACTGGAGCAGAGCCCCCTGCTGGAAGACAAGTATCGGCGCGCCAGCGAGGAGCTGGACGGGCTCTTCCGGCGCTACGGGGTGAGCCCCACTCACCTGTCTCCTtcggcccctcccggcccccccaGGCGCTGCACAAGAAGCACAGGGAGTGTGAGAGCCCTGAGGTGGACGAGGTGTTTGCCCTGACCCCCCAGACGGAGGAGAAGTATAAAAAGATAGACGAGGAGTTTGATAAAATGATGCAGAGTTATAGACTGGCCGTGAGTAGTCGCATGGAGCAGTCCCCTGTGGTGCATGGTGTGGCTTCGCGCCGGCCCCCGACTGCCCCTGATGGACATGCTGCTCCAAGCCATGCCAGGGCTGTCGGTGACCACCGAGGCTCCGCTGGCCTTGGTCACAGAACACCCGTGACCTTTGCTGAGACTCCCTTGGGACAGAGCATCAGCCTGGAGAGTGTCCCGATCTCCCACAAGGCGTGTGTAGTTGACGTGAGAACTTTAGGTGACGAGAGTAGGGGCCATGTTCATTGTGCAGGTCACCTCTGGGCAGAGTGCCCGTTGGCCCACTGTAACACCCCTGGCCTGAGATGCTCAGGAGTGTTTAGGGAAGGCAGTGAGGTGCACGATTGAGAGAGTGCAGGTGCCACGGGTCCTGACCCTCAGTGCAGGCCCTTCCCAGCTGTGTGGGTGCGTTTGGGTCTGTACTCAGGCCCTCTAACCTGCTCCCTGTGTGTCCTGCCTGGCTGAGGACTAACCTGCCTCCGCTGGGGCCTCTGGGTGTCCCTGGTCCTGTCTGCAGTAAGCAGAGCCCGTTCTTGTTCTCTGGGCCACAGCTCGGTCCCAGAGCGCTCCCTCCAGTGTACTCCGCCCCAACCCCAGAAGGTCCAGGGCAGAGACCTTGAGCTGCTAGCCCTCGGACACATAGtccagaaacaagaagaaaacttgCCTGCCCTCTCAGGCAAAGTGGATCCAGGGTAAGGGGCCCCCTGGCCTGACCCCTCCTCTCCATTTCCCGTCTAGTCAGCCGTGCCAGCCCCCAACTTTGCCATGCCTGTCACGGTGCCTGTGTCCAACCAGAGCTCACTGCAGTTCAGCAATCCCAGCGGCTCTCTGGTCACCCCTTCCTTGGTGACGTCATCCCTCACGGACCCACGGCTCCTGTCCCCCCAGCAGCCAGCGCTGCAGAGGAACAGCGTGTCCCCGGGCCTGCCACAGCGGCCAGCCAGCGCAGGTGAGGTGGGGATGAGGGGTGCTGGAGGCCTTGGGGTTCTCCTGCTGGCAGTGAGTGTCACCCAACACAGCATCCTGTGGCTCATGTGGCTCCTGAGGGAAGGGACTGGGCTCCTTCTGCTATGCGGTCCCTGAGCCTGGCTGGAAGGGCTGTCTTGGCGGCTCACCGTGATTCTGTTTGTTCCCAGGGGCCATGCTGGGGGGAGAACTCAACAGTGCTAATGGAGCCTGCCCCAGCCCTGTCGGTGAGTGCGGCTGCCCACCTGCCTGCTCAGTGGCCTCGCAGGCCCAGGGACCCAAGGGACCCCGATTTGACTGGAGGAAGGTTCCAGGGTCCGAATTGGATGTCGAACCTGAGGTCGTCTGAAGCACTGATGGGTGTGGGTGATCATCAGATGCAGGCTCAGGGAATTCTGGGCAAACTGGAAGAATGGACCAATGTTTCTAGTTGGGGGAGAAGATGCAAGTCTTCTCTGAtgagtgggggcacctgggtgggatTTGAGGGGGCGAGTGTGTGGTTTGCCAACTCGCTCCCACGCAGACCCCTGGCCGCCGACAGCCTCCTGCCCTGTGCTGTTGTCCGGCGGGTGACTATGACTTCGAATGTCACCATTGACGTCACTCTGACATTCCTGCCATTCCTGGAGTGATCCGGGAATTGGGATGAAGGCGGCCTGCACTTCCAGGGGAACAGTGTGCTCTCAGGGGATGGAACAAGGTGACACTTGTGTCTGTGGTCGTCCCTACTTCTCTGGGCTTAGAACCCCCAGCCAAGCCCCTGGCAACATGTAATAGCTCCTTGGTAGTGATTGTGTACTGGGGTTGGGAAGTAGAGGGGATGGTGACTGCCCTTTCCTCTCCAAGGAAAGGGCCGGAGAAAGGCCTTCAGGCTTCAGGACGTGGCATCACTTCAGGTCCTCAGGCCCAGTATGTGGAGTGTGGGTGggagccctggcctggcctctggCCACCTGTGTTGCCCTGGACAAGTCATTGCGCCTCCACAAACCAGGCCTTGAGTTTGCTGTTTTGTGAGCAGGACTAATCAATGGCCTGTCTGCCTTGCGCAGTTAGcgttaaggattaaatgagataatatgcaCGTGAGAGCCATGTGTAGATTGTGGAGTGTGGAGCAGATGCACAGGTGGTGATTACGCTTGTTGTCACCTGTCTAATTGTGGTGGTGGCCGTGTGATCAGTGCCCCATTACCAGTGACAACACCGCCACCAGCGCGTGGCTCATCTTCCCCAGAGCTGTGAGCATCCTGTCACATGCTCGTCCCAATCACAGCACCCCGTCTCCTGGCCGGTGTGCCTCGGGGGCTGGGGTCCTTGCAGAGGCCTGGGTCTCTGTGAGCCAGTTGGGCCAGGTCATGGGATCAGAAGGTGCTGGACTTCTGGCATGTGAGACCAAAAGGAGGGAAGCAGGTGGGGCTAGGCCACTATGGCTTCCTGTCCTTCCTGCAGCCGTGGCGCTCCTACTGCAGGGTGATGAACCCATAATTCCATAGTAAGGgggcttctccccttctcccaggaCAGGGAAGGTTTAGGGGAGGACTGCAGAGCTCAGCATCCCCTGTGAGCCTGTGCGTGGAGTTCTCTCACACGGGCCAGGGGCTGGGTCCGTGTCTCTCTTTTTACCCGCATCTCTTCCTCTCAGGGAATGGCTACGTCAGTGCCCGGGCGTCCCCCGGTCTCCTCCCCGTGGCCAATGGCAACAGTCTAAACAAGGGCATCCCTGCCAAGTCTCCACCCCCACCTACCCACAGCGCCCAGCTTGGAGCCCCCAGCCGCAAGCCTGACCTGAGGGTCATCACCTCCCAGGGAGGAAAGGGGTTGATGCATCATTTGGTGAGTGGTGCTGTGCACcaggtggcaggggctgggggatgggagaAAGCCAGCTTCCAGCAGGAGACATGCAGGTTAGCCAGCAGTGGGACTGTCTGAGGGAGACTGGAAGGGCCGCTCACAGGGGCAGTAGGAAGGGACGGGAGAGAAGGTTCTGGCTGAGGAGGACAATGGCAGGGATTTGAGACTTGGATTGTGAAGGTTTCCTAACTGGTGGGCTTTGGGATGTGGCATTTTCTGGAGTCCTCCTTGGCTGGACAGCCATTCTGCTCCAATGCAGAGAGGTAGATGGGGTGGCTGTGGGGACAGGGGTgtgaggggagggcagagctCGCAGACTGAACTGCCCCTTGGTTTTATTTCTGCTCCCAGACTGAGGACCATTTAGATCTGGTAAGTGAGGCCCTGAGATGCGTGCAGTGGCTTCATACTCTGGGTCTGCTGTGGCTCTGCACCCCTGCATGAGTGTCCCTGCGTTCCTGCCCTCTCCCTTGTGGGTGTgctgtgggggtgtgtgtgtgtgtgtgtgtggttatttgCCAGGAGTCCTGCTCAGTGCCTAGCAGGGTACAGTGGTGAATGGGGCAGGGATTGGGGTCAGACACATGTGTtcatacctgtgtgtgtgtgggtgtctgTACTACGCGATGCTGTGTTCATGCAGACACCCCTTCTCTGGTATGTGCATGTGCGCGCACACAAGGGGAGTGGGCTAGCCCCAGGGATGCACCCCGGGATGCCTGCCTTAGGAGGGCTGGGCCCCACGTGGCCTCTGACTCCGTCCCGGGACAGGGACCTCCTTAGGAAGGTTGCCCGCTGGACCGTGACAGCCATCTCCCCCAGGCGGCTGAGGCCCAGGGCAAGGCCCGAGTTGGCTGTGGTGGGggctccccatctcctccccgcctccccgtgTCAGTCCTGCGTGCATACCACATGCGCTCAGGCACATGCAGCCATGCATGCACCTCAGACTCACCCTCAGCCAGGAGCAGGGTGGgagctcctccctccccaactCCCTCACAGAGGCCAGAGAGGCTGGAAAAGGCAGGCGGGCTTTGGCGGCCAACACAGCGGCAGTTTCGGCCCCGGCATGGAGCTGGAATAAACAAGTGACTCAGCGGCAGATGGAGCCGACAGCCCTACACACGTGTGTGCGCACACGCAGGCACACGCCACGCCAGGCCCCGCGTTCCCCGCACAGATGCCACAGTGCTCTGGCAGGGCATGTATGGCCGTGTGATGGGTGGGGAAGACAGCTGGGCCTGCTCTCCGAGGCCCCAGGGCCAACGCGCCTCTGCACGTGTGCATGCTTCCCTCTGtggtctcagcctctctgtgaaTGCGCCAGCATTCATGTGTGTCTGCGGGGGCCTCTGTGCTCAGGCGTCCACCCAGGccttggggggcaggggcccCAGCTTGGACTTGGGACAGAGGGCCAGGGTAAAGCAGCCCACCCTTCTGCCACCTGGTGACAGACCCTTTCTTCCTGCAGAACAATGCCCAGCGCCTTGGGGCCTCCCAGTCTACCCACTCGCTCACCACGCCAGTGGTTTCCGTGGCAACACCAAGTTTACTCAGCCAGGGCCTCCCCTTCTCTTCCATGCCCACTGCCTACAACACAGGTGAGTGCTCAAGCCAGGGGAGCCAGCCCCTGCCTGTCTGTCCGTCAAGTGACCGTCCATCTATCCATCAACTGACCGTCTGTGTAGTTGCATGCACCTTGGCCTTGAGGCGAGGGCGGAACCAGAGGGGAATAGATGTTTTCTGTTTCCTGGGGGGGGTGCTCCAGTCTGAGGAAGGCATTCGATTTGGGGGAGCCCCCACCTCATTAAGGTTGCCAGATTCAGGCAGATGGAAACAGGATGcccactgaaatttgaatttcaaataaaacaacGAATAATCTTTTAGGATATGTATGCGTCAAAGACGTTCTGCTAAAATGTTGAAGAATTATTCATTATTTggtctgaaattcaaattaataacTGGGTATCCTCATTTTTAATATAGGACCTAATGGAAAAAGGAGTCCCTGCCCTTAGGGACCCTCCCATCTGAGGAGAAGCAGGCCAGAGGTGGGCTGAGTGGATGATTCAGGATGCTCAGGGTGGGGGACTGGGAAGGGGGCACGGTTGGTCTGCAGGGcttcctggaaaaaaaggaaataagggagAGAAGACAGGTGGAGGCCAGAGAGAGGAAGCCCAGCAGGAAGTGTTACTCAGTCTCCCAGGAAAGCCAAGAGGGAGCTCTCTgcacagggaggaaggggagggcgTCTACCCATGGGCGCTCCCTGGTGGGgtgatggggcagggagggagggcactGATGAACCTCGGGCAGAGTGGTGAAGGTGGAGAGCCACTTGGAGACAGGGGAGAGGTCTAGGGATAAAGAATTCGGACAGGACACCCAGTGCCCAGGCCATCCTGGGTCCCCGGGGTTGACTGGCCTATGTCACCCACTGTCCCCTCCCAGGAGCAGTCTGTGAGGCTCTCGGCCATCCTGGCTTGCACTCCACATTGTTGGGTCAGGAAAGACTTCCCCATGAGGAAATGCCATGGCACATCATGTTGGAGCATTTGTTTCCTCCTGCCAAGACCTCAGCCACCTGCAGATTCCCTCACCTGTGATGGCTCATGCTATGGCTGTTTTGTGAGGAGCTCAGACTAGACCAAAAAGCCCCTAAACTTCTCCCACTTACCCAAGCCCCTGTTCCAGGCACCTGTGCAAATCCTCCCCAAATCCTGTCTCTTTCTCATGGGTCAAAATCTAGAAGCCAGGCCAAGACATTGGGCAGCCCCTTAGGGCAGGTGCGAGCTGGAGCCACCCAGCCACGTATGTCTGAGTCCAGGTTCTCTCAGCCAACTGTGTAGTTAATCCCTGCACATTCCTGTCCTCATGCCTGCTGCCATCCTCAGGTGGCAGTGCCCCTGGGGGCCAGTCTCCTCGTCTGGAAAAGTTGTGGGTGTGCAGAAGGTCTCTGAGGCTCCCTGAGGGTAGCACAGACTACTTTTCAGGAgccattattttgttatttgtttgttttttttttttttaaagattttatttattcacaagagacacagagacagaggcagagggagaagcaggctccctgtggggagctcaatgtgggactcaatcccaggaccccaggatcacgacctgaaccaaaggcagatgctcaaccactgagctaccctaGTGTCCCAGGAGCCATTGTTTTTGGGAATCCCTAAACGTGGTGGTAGTTTCCTGCCATTTTCTCCGGGCCTCGCAGGCTCTTGAAGCTGGAGGGGAGGTTAGCGCATGTCCGTGAAGCCCAAATAGGTGCCTGGCAAGACCAGACTTTAGACTATTTGTCAATCTGGTGTGAAAGCAGATTCTGACCCTGGGCCTGCCCTTAGGGCCCTGCTGGGAAGTATGGGCTTCCTCACATCCTTCCAGAAGCCAGGGGCTCTGGTTCCTCTTGCTGCTGGAGCCCAGCAGCCGCCTCTGTTTTGACAGTGGGTGTTTTCAGGTGAAAACATACCCTCCATATGTAAACAAAACCCCAGTGAACACGCTGCTCATCGTCCTTGGCCCCTGCTCAAGTTCTGGCTGAGGGCGATCTGGCTCTGATGACGTCCCTGGTAAGGGACAGGCCTGGCCCCTTGTTGACACTGGCTGCAGAGGTCTGGCCTGGTTGCTGCCGGGAGGCCTGTGGGAGAGCAGTGGAGCCCCCGTCACCCTGTCATGGGCAAGGTTGTGCAGTCTCCCAGGGTGGGTGTcctccttgtctataaaatgagtaTGGGAAGTAGTGGAGCCTTGGGGCTCCTTTATGTCCTTGCTCTACTTTTTAAGTGTGAGCATCTCAAAGCTGCTGGCTAACAGTGTTATAAGACCAGAGGCGAGCAGTCACCATCTCCAGGTGGGAGCATAGGTCAGCAAGGAGCAGGGGTCTTGCCTCAGCTGGGAGCCAAGGCTCCCCACACATAAGCTGCAGTTGCCTCGTTTGTGAATGAGTAACAGCAGCAGGCCAGTCTTCGGAAtgcctcctgtgtgccagacaGTGTTGTGCGCACTT harbors:
- the MEF2D gene encoding myocyte-specific enhancer factor 2D isoform X2; the encoded protein is MGRKKIQIQRITDERNRQVTFTKRKFGLMKKAYELSVLCDCEIALIIFNHSNKLFQYASTDMDKVLLKYTEYNEPHESRTNADIIEALHKKHRECESPEVDEVFALTPQTEEKYKKIDEEFDKMMQSYRLASAVPAPNFAMPVTVPVSNQSSLQFSNPSGSLVTPSLVTSSLTDPRLLSPQQPALQRNSVSPGLPQRPASAGAMLGGELNSANGACPSPVGNGYVSARASPGLLPVANGNSLNKGIPAKSPPPPTHSAQLGAPSRKPDLRVITSQGGKGLMHHLTEDHLDLNNAQRLGASQSTHSLTTPVVSVATPSLLSQGLPFSSMPTAYNTDYQLSSAELSSLPTFSSPGGLSLGGVTAWPQPAQQPQPPQPQPPQPPQPPQQPPQPPQPPQQQQQQPQPQPHLVPVSLSSLIPGSPLPHVGAALTVTTHPHISIKSEPVSPSRERSPAPPPPAVFPATRPEPGDGLSSPASSSYETGDRDDGRGDFGPTLGLLRPAPEPEAEGPAVKRMRLDTWTLK
- the MEF2D gene encoding myocyte-specific enhancer factor 2D isoform X4 encodes the protein MGRKKIQIQRITDERNRQVTFTKRKFGLMKKAYELSVLCDCEIALIIFNHSNKLFQYASTDMDKVLLKYTEYNEPHESRTNADIIEALHKKHRECESPEVDEVFALTPQTEEKYKKIDEEFDKMMQSYRLASAVPAPNFAMPVTVPVSNQSSLQFSNPSGSLVTPSLVTSSLTDPRLLSPQQPALQRNSVSPGLPQRPASAGAMLGGELNSANGACPSPVGNGYVSARASPGLLPVANGNSLNKGIPAKSPPPPTHSAQLGAPSRKPDLRVITSQGGKGLMHHLNNAQRLGASQSTHSLTTPVVSVATPSLLSQGLPFSSMPTAYNTDYQLSSAELSSLPTFSSPGGLSLGGVTAWPQPAQQPQPPQPQPPQPPQPPQQPPQPPQPPQQQQQQPQPQPHLVPVSLSSLIPGSPLPHVGAALTVTTHPHISIKSEPVSPSRERSPAPPPPAVFPATRPEPGDGLSSPASSSYETGDRDDGRGDFGPTLGLLRPAPEPEAEGPAVKRMRLDTWTLK
- the MEF2D gene encoding myocyte-specific enhancer factor 2D isoform X1 yields the protein MGRKKIQIQRITDERNRQVTFTKRKFGLMKKAYELSVLCDCEIALIIFNHSNKLFQYASTDMDKVLLKYTEYNEPHESRTNADIIETLRKKGFNGCDSPEPDGEDSLEQSPLLEDKYRRASEELDGLFRRYGSAVPAPNFAMPVTVPVSNQSSLQFSNPSGSLVTPSLVTSSLTDPRLLSPQQPALQRNSVSPGLPQRPASAGAMLGGELNSANGACPSPVGNGYVSARASPGLLPVANGNSLNKGIPAKSPPPPTHSAQLGAPSRKPDLRVITSQGGKGLMHHLTEDHLDLNNAQRLGASQSTHSLTTPVVSVATPSLLSQGLPFSSMPTAYNTDYQLSSAELSSLPTFSSPGGLSLGGVTAWPQPAQQPQPPQPQPPQPPQPPQQPPQPPQPPQQQQQQPQPQPHLVPVSLSSLIPGSPLPHVGAALTVTTHPHISIKSEPVSPSRERSPAPPPPAVFPATRPEPGDGLSSPASSSYETGDRDDGRGDFGPTLGLLRPAPEPEAEGPAVKRMRLDTWTLK
- the MEF2D gene encoding myocyte-specific enhancer factor 2D isoform X3, with translation MGRKKIQIQRITDERNRQVTFTKRKFGLMKKAYELSVLCDCEIALIIFNHSNKLFQYASTDMDKVLLKYTEYNEPHESRTNADIIETLRKKGFNGCDSPEPDGEDSLEQSPLLEDKYRRASEELDGLFRRYGSAVPAPNFAMPVTVPVSNQSSLQFSNPSGSLVTPSLVTSSLTDPRLLSPQQPALQRNSVSPGLPQRPASAGAMLGGELNSANGACPSPVGNGYVSARASPGLLPVANGNSLNKGIPAKSPPPPTHSAQLGAPSRKPDLRVITSQGGKGLMHHLNNAQRLGASQSTHSLTTPVVSVATPSLLSQGLPFSSMPTAYNTDYQLSSAELSSLPTFSSPGGLSLGGVTAWPQPAQQPQPPQPQPPQPPQPPQQPPQPPQPPQQQQQQPQPQPHLVPVSLSSLIPGSPLPHVGAALTVTTHPHISIKSEPVSPSRERSPAPPPPAVFPATRPEPGDGLSSPASSSYETGDRDDGRGDFGPTLGLLRPAPEPEAEGPAVKRMRLDTWTLK